A section of the Pseudomonas sp. Q1-7 genome encodes:
- a CDS encoding sugar phosphate isomerase/epimerase family protein, protein MNAIQARFAALLGHNAGSDVPPPLLTPALAGRLLERLDGLRLFAHGYPLLTNLTHGLLKPEDLLDFAYRHELQGLSLHLLDGEANSLSQMGPAQLQAFADKARALGLEVHLEISSTRREDVDQVVAIARAIGTRNIRVYSRYEGHLSRVMALIETDLRYLGELADRYDLNFDFEQHEELKSFEIAQLLRQVGNPRLNALFDFGNMINACEQPLPALRALAPYIRQAHLKGVRIVPEQNGFGHYGVLHGSPQDDLPGARMLFELLMLGDPAPQVIAFILEQENHYIAPAFRQSDEADDPFIPYREMSETGLPPGYTVARMAADEQRWANNQVRHVRGLLTEWRVLAELTLAACGQAPA, encoded by the coding sequence ATGAACGCTATCCAAGCCCGCTTTGCCGCCCTGCTCGGCCACAACGCCGGCAGCGACGTGCCACCGCCCCTGCTGACGCCCGCCCTCGCCGGCCGACTCCTCGAACGCCTCGATGGCCTCCGCCTGTTCGCCCACGGCTACCCGCTGCTGACCAACCTGACCCACGGCCTGCTCAAGCCGGAAGACCTGCTGGACTTCGCCTACCGCCACGAACTCCAGGGCCTTTCCCTGCACCTGCTGGACGGTGAAGCGAACAGCCTGTCACAGATGGGCCCTGCCCAGCTCCAGGCCTTCGCCGACAAGGCCCGCGCCCTGGGCCTGGAGGTCCATCTGGAAATCAGCAGCACGCGCCGCGAAGACGTCGACCAGGTGGTGGCCATCGCCCGCGCCATCGGCACCCGCAACATTCGCGTGTATTCCCGCTACGAGGGCCACCTGTCGCGGGTCATGGCGCTGATCGAGACGGACCTGCGCTACCTCGGCGAACTCGCCGACCGCTATGACCTGAACTTCGACTTCGAGCAGCACGAGGAGCTCAAGAGCTTCGAGATCGCCCAACTGCTGCGCCAGGTCGGCAATCCGCGCCTGAATGCGCTGTTCGACTTCGGCAACATGATCAACGCCTGCGAGCAGCCGCTGCCCGCGCTGCGGGCGCTGGCCCCGTACATCCGCCAGGCACACCTCAAGGGCGTGCGCATCGTCCCCGAGCAGAACGGCTTCGGCCATTACGGCGTGCTGCACGGCAGCCCGCAGGACGACCTGCCCGGCGCGCGGATGCTGTTCGAGCTGCTGATGCTCGGCGACCCGGCCCCGCAAGTGATCGCCTTCATCCTGGAACAGGAAAACCACTACATCGCCCCGGCCTTCCGCCAGTCGGACGAAGCCGATGACCCCTTCATCCCCTACCGCGAAATGAGTGAGACCGGCCTGCCGCCGGGCTACACGGTCGCGCGCATGGCGGCCGACGAGCAGCGCTGGGCGAACAACCAGGTCCGCCATGTGCGCGGCCTGCTCACCGAGTGGCGTGTGCTGGCCGAGCTGACCCTGGCCGCCTGCGGCCAAGCCCCTGCCTGA
- the pdxR gene encoding MocR-like pyridoxine biosynthesis transcription factor PdxR: MKSPGGMLLTGIELDRSSPIPLYRQLYLQVRKQILSGRLPGGTRLPSTRTLCKELGLSRITLLNAFDELTAEGFLAPRTGAGTYVGREWEGRNAAADTPRKPPRLSSLGQSVLSLRSEHFGGMSYASWAPECPTSFLPSHPAYDAFPLPVWRRLMNRHLRQPTKAMLGYGELKGLLRLREALVEYVFDARGIECSVDQVVIVSGAQQAFNILAMLLLDGQDGVWMEDPGHIAARIAFQAQGARLVPLRIDDQGLDVQQGLRDCPDARLAFTTPSRQHPLGTTMSYARRQELIEWAGRGHGWIVEDDCDSEFRYVGRSQPALFAMDQWQKVIYVGTFSKVLYPSLRLGYVILPEALVEPFCAIRAVMDRSPSTLHQATTADFMAEGHFLGHIRRMRALYQARQESLVEQLRRHLDGFLEVNPVVAGLHLIGWLDETVDDAALALGLARQQIYTYALGDYCLKRYLPPGLLIGFAGTPAEQAGEKVEALARALEGLGHHL, translated from the coding sequence ATGAAATCCCCCGGCGGCATGTTGCTGACAGGCATCGAACTGGACCGTTCCAGCCCGATTCCGCTGTACCGCCAGCTCTACCTCCAGGTGCGCAAGCAGATACTCTCCGGGCGACTGCCGGGCGGCACGCGCCTGCCCTCCACGCGCACCCTGTGCAAGGAGCTGGGGCTGTCGCGGATCACCCTCCTCAATGCCTTCGACGAGCTCACCGCCGAAGGTTTCCTGGCGCCACGCACCGGCGCAGGAACCTATGTCGGCCGCGAATGGGAGGGCCGCAACGCCGCCGCCGACACCCCACGCAAGCCGCCGCGCCTGTCCAGCCTGGGCCAGTCCGTGCTGTCGCTGCGCAGTGAACACTTCGGCGGCATGTCCTACGCCTCCTGGGCGCCCGAGTGCCCGACCTCCTTCCTGCCCAGCCACCCGGCCTACGATGCCTTCCCGCTGCCGGTCTGGCGGCGCCTGATGAATCGCCACCTGCGCCAGCCGACCAAGGCCATGCTCGGCTACGGCGAGCTGAAGGGTCTGCTGCGCTTGCGCGAGGCCCTGGTCGAATACGTTTTCGATGCCCGTGGCATCGAATGCAGCGTCGATCAGGTGGTGATCGTTTCCGGCGCCCAGCAGGCCTTCAACATCCTCGCCATGCTGCTGCTCGACGGACAGGACGGCGTGTGGATGGAGGACCCCGGCCACATCGCCGCGCGCATTGCCTTCCAGGCCCAGGGCGCGCGCCTGGTTCCCCTGCGCATCGACGACCAGGGGCTGGACGTGCAGCAAGGCCTGCGCGACTGCCCCGACGCTCGCCTGGCCTTCACCACCCCGTCGCGCCAGCATCCGCTGGGCACCACCATGAGCTATGCCCGTCGGCAGGAACTGATCGAGTGGGCGGGCCGCGGCCACGGCTGGATAGTCGAGGACGATTGCGACAGCGAGTTCCGCTACGTTGGCCGCTCCCAGCCGGCGCTGTTCGCCATGGACCAGTGGCAGAAGGTCATCTACGTCGGCACCTTCAGCAAGGTGCTCTACCCGTCGCTGCGCCTGGGTTACGTGATCCTCCCCGAGGCGCTGGTGGAACCCTTCTGCGCCATCCGCGCGGTGATGGACCGCAGCCCTTCCACGCTGCACCAAGCAACCACCGCCGACTTCATGGCCGAGGGTCACTTCCTCGGCCATATCCGCCGCATGCGCGCGCTCTACCAGGCTCGCCAGGAGAGCCTCGTGGAGCAGTTGCGGCGCCATCTGGACGGTTTCCTCGAGGTCAATCCGGTCGTGGCCGGCCTGCACCTGATCGGCTGGCTGGACGAGACGGTGGACGACGCCGCCCTCGCCCTGGGGCTGGCCCGCCAGCAGATCTACACCTATGCCCTCGGCGACTACTGCCTCAAGCGCTACCTGCCGCCGGGGCTGCTCATCGGCTTTGCCGGCACCCCCGCCGAACAGGCCGGGGAGAAGGTCGAGGCACTGGCACGGGCCCTGGAAGGACTCGGTCACCATCTGTAG
- a CDS encoding LysR family transcriptional regulator, translating into MDLSLRHIEIFRAVMTAGSVTGAARLLFTSQPTVSRELARFEHLLGFRLFDRESGRLSPTAQGLALFDEVQRSYAGLERIAGAAQAIRRFDQGQLAITGLPVFAQTLLPAFCQAFLARHPGVRLAISAQESPLLEESLSGQRHDLGLSETDLLPRGTRGSTLFAADMVCVLPEHHPLLAKAELALADFHGQPFISLAGLDIYRQSLDAHFLAAGIERRMVVETSTAASVCAMVRQGLGLAIVNPLSALDEAGRGLQVRRLRTSIPFRVQLIRPEHRPSSVLVDEAEAVLQQQAGQMSRELETRLGRLD; encoded by the coding sequence ATGGACCTCTCCCTCCGCCATATCGAAATCTTCCGCGCCGTGATGACCGCTGGCAGCGTCACCGGCGCCGCGCGCCTGCTGTTCACCTCGCAGCCGACCGTCAGTCGCGAGCTGGCGCGCTTCGAGCACCTGCTGGGCTTCCGCCTGTTCGACCGCGAAAGCGGCCGCCTCAGCCCCACCGCCCAGGGCCTGGCGCTGTTCGACGAAGTGCAACGCTCCTACGCCGGGCTGGAGCGCATCGCCGGCGCGGCCCAGGCCATCCGCCGCTTCGACCAGGGCCAGCTGGCCATCACCGGCCTGCCGGTGTTCGCCCAGACCCTGCTGCCCGCGTTCTGCCAGGCCTTCCTCGCGCGCCATCCGGGTGTGCGCCTGGCCATCAGCGCCCAGGAGTCGCCGCTGCTGGAAGAATCCCTGAGCGGCCAGCGGCATGACCTCGGCCTGTCGGAAACTGACTTGCTGCCGCGCGGCACCCGCGGTTCGACGCTGTTCGCCGCCGATATGGTCTGCGTGCTGCCGGAGCACCACCCACTGCTGGCAAAGGCCGAACTGGCGCTGGCGGACTTTCATGGCCAGCCCTTCATCAGCCTGGCCGGCCTGGACATCTACCGGCAGAGCCTGGACGCCCACTTCCTCGCCGCCGGGATCGAGCGACGCATGGTGGTGGAAACCAGCACCGCCGCCTCGGTCTGCGCCATGGTCCGCCAGGGCCTGGGACTGGCCATCGTCAACCCGCTGAGCGCGTTGGACGAGGCGGGACGCGGGTTGCAGGTACGCCGGCTGCGCACATCGATCCCCTTCCGGGTGCAACTGATCCGCCCGGAACACCGTCCCTCCTCGGTCCTGGTGGATGAGGCGGAGGCAGTGTTGCAGCAACAGGCGGGGCAGATGAGCCGGGAACTGGAGACACGCCTCGGGCGGCTGGATTGA
- the lysA gene encoding diaminopimelate decarboxylase, which produces MRPTLPAATLANLAREHGTPLWCYDAAVIRERIAQLKGFDVIRFAQKACSNLSILRLMREEGVQVDAVSLGEIERALLAGYSPQGEPAGVVLTCDLLDRPTLARAVELGIEVNVGSIDMLAQLGQASPGHRVWLRINPGFGHGHSQKTNTGGENSKHGIWHSQLDAAMAVIRDYGLQLVGLHMHIGSGVDYSHLEQVCGAMVGAVRDLGCDLEAISAGGGLSIPYRGTDPLVDIPRYAELWNQARREIEGIVKHPVRLELEPGRFLVAESGCLLSEVRATKDVGSNHFILVDAGFNDLMRPSMYGSYHGMTLLDDAGQPIDAPSRPTVVAGPLCESGDVFTQHDGGLVAPRELPAAKVGDLLLIHDTGAYGASMSSNYNSRPLLPEVLVDGGEARLIRRRQTLADLLALEL; this is translated from the coding sequence ATGCGCCCGACCCTTCCCGCCGCTACCCTCGCCAATCTCGCCCGTGAACACGGCACCCCGCTCTGGTGCTACGACGCCGCGGTGATCCGCGAGCGCATCGCCCAGCTCAAGGGCTTCGACGTGATCCGCTTCGCCCAGAAGGCCTGTTCGAACCTGTCCATCCTGCGCCTGATGCGCGAGGAGGGCGTGCAGGTGGACGCGGTGTCCCTCGGCGAGATCGAACGTGCGTTGCTGGCCGGCTATTCGCCCCAGGGCGAGCCGGCCGGCGTGGTGCTGACCTGCGACCTGCTCGACCGGCCGACCCTGGCCCGCGCCGTGGAGCTGGGCATCGAGGTCAACGTCGGCTCCATCGACATGCTCGCCCAGCTCGGCCAGGCCAGCCCCGGCCACCGCGTCTGGCTGCGCATCAACCCCGGTTTCGGCCACGGCCACAGCCAGAAGACCAACACCGGCGGCGAGAACAGCAAGCACGGCATCTGGCACAGCCAGCTGGACGCCGCCATGGCGGTGATCCGCGACTATGGCCTGCAGCTGGTGGGCCTGCACATGCACATCGGCTCGGGGGTGGACTACAGCCACCTGGAGCAGGTCTGTGGCGCCATGGTTGGCGCGGTGCGCGACCTGGGCTGTGACCTGGAGGCGATTTCCGCGGGGGGCGGCCTGTCGATTCCCTACCGCGGCACCGATCCGCTGGTGGATATCCCGCGCTACGCCGAACTGTGGAACCAGGCCCGTCGCGAAATCGAAGGCATCGTCAAGCACCCGGTGCGCCTGGAACTGGAGCCGGGCCGCTTCCTGGTGGCCGAATCCGGCTGCCTGCTCAGCGAAGTCCGCGCCACCAAGGATGTGGGCAGCAACCACTTCATCCTGGTGGACGCCGGATTCAACGACCTGATGCGCCCGTCCATGTATGGCAGCTACCACGGCATGACCCTGCTGGACGATGCCGGCCAGCCGATCGACGCGCCGAGCCGCCCCACTGTGGTCGCCGGTCCGCTGTGCGAGTCCGGCGACGTCTTCACCCAGCACGACGGCGGCCTGGTGGCTCCGCGCGAGCTGCCAGCGGCGAAGGTCGGCGACCTGCTGCTGATCCACGACACCGGGGCCTACGGCGCGTCCATGTCGTCCAACTACAACAGCCGCCCGCTGCTGCCGGAAGTGCTGGTGGACGGTGGCGAGGCACGCTTGATTCGCCGCCGCCAGACCCTGGCCGACCTGCTGGCGCTGGAGTTGTAG